One genomic window of Candidatus Omnitrophota bacterium includes the following:
- a CDS encoding HU family DNA-binding protein, with protein sequence MKKAAAPKATAKKAPTGKKPLTKSQLIAHLAEKIGITKKQVGEMFDELAAVGYKEAKKGFTIPGFGKLVLVKRKARTGRNPATGEAIKIPAKTVVKFRVAKACKDAVLG encoded by the coding sequence ATGAAGAAAGCCGCTGCTCCCAAAGCAACAGCCAAAAAAGCGCCGACAGGAAAAAAGCCGTTGACGAAAAGCCAGTTGATAGCTCACTTGGCGGAGAAAATCGGGATAACCAAGAAACAGGTTGGCGAGATGTTCGACGAGCTGGCCGCCGTCGGTTATAAGGAAGCCAAAAAAGGATTCACGATTCCCGGCTTCGGCAAACTGGTGCTGGTTAAACGCAAAGCCAGAACGGGACGCAATCCGGCGACGGGCGAAGCGATCAAGATTCCGGCCAAGACGGTGGTAAAATTCCGCGTCGCCAAAGCGTGTAAAGACGCGGTTCTTGGCTGA
- a CDS encoding B12-binding domain-containing radical SAM protein: MRALLFNPWIADFAAFDHWTRPLNLLRLASLLRRLDWEVELYDCLDRRLQEIPGCAKPKRHRLNPFGAGHYYREAIPAPPAVRFIPREFKRYGVPIDVVEKSLREMAVPDVILIPCMMTYWYPGAEEAICMMRRVFPKACVILGGVYAALCRGHAEIHSGADAIITGRHWPEIVNRIAAAVGGKTESYGDGKTWIEPAYDLLRGDSCLPLVTSIGCPCRCAYCATHSLWPQFIQYPMEAAADSIERCVKEFHATDLVFYDDALLINREKHFLPLMEECLRRRVKARFHTPNALHVRQIDEETSRMLKRAGFVTIRLGLETAQPSLQRETGSKVDTEDYRRVMRLLLDAGFSAREVGTYLLLGLPGQSPESAWEACRLAAECGSEIRIAMISPIPGTPLFERKTDDFVIDHRSDPLLHNNSLTPWRLRRFTQEEIRRLERFAAETNGILRKNGLF; this comes from the coding sequence ATGCGAGCTCTGTTATTCAATCCTTGGATCGCCGATTTCGCCGCGTTCGACCATTGGACGCGGCCGCTCAATCTCTTGCGCCTGGCTTCGTTGCTGCGAAGGTTGGATTGGGAGGTGGAACTGTACGATTGCCTCGACCGGCGTTTGCAAGAGATTCCAGGCTGCGCCAAACCCAAACGCCATCGCTTAAATCCTTTTGGCGCAGGTCATTACTACCGGGAAGCCATTCCTGCGCCGCCCGCCGTTCGCTTCATTCCCCGCGAATTCAAACGCTATGGCGTTCCTATAGATGTTGTTGAAAAAAGCCTGCGAGAGATGGCAGTTCCGGATGTAATTTTGATTCCCTGCATGATGACGTATTGGTATCCGGGAGCGGAGGAAGCGATATGCATGATGCGCCGCGTTTTTCCCAAAGCCTGCGTCATTCTCGGCGGAGTGTACGCCGCCTTATGCCGCGGCCATGCTGAAATCCATTCCGGCGCCGACGCCATAATAACAGGGAGGCATTGGCCGGAAATCGTCAACCGCATCGCCGCCGCCGTCGGCGGTAAAACGGAATCTTACGGCGATGGAAAGACATGGATCGAACCCGCCTACGACCTTTTGCGGGGCGATTCCTGCCTTCCTCTCGTTACTTCAATCGGTTGCCCCTGCCGTTGCGCCTATTGCGCCACGCATTCACTCTGGCCGCAGTTCATCCAGTATCCCATGGAAGCGGCGGCGGATTCCATAGAACGATGCGTTAAGGAATTTCACGCAACGGATTTAGTTTTCTATGACGACGCTTTGTTGATAAATCGGGAAAAGCACTTTCTGCCTCTCATGGAAGAATGCCTGCGCCGGCGCGTAAAAGCGCGCTTTCATACTCCAAACGCGCTTCATGTGCGGCAGATCGATGAGGAAACATCCCGAATGTTGAAACGCGCCGGTTTCGTTACCATTCGGCTAGGTTTGGAAACCGCGCAACCCAGCCTACAGCGCGAGACAGGCTCCAAGGTCGATACCGAAGACTATCGCCGCGTCATGCGCCTTTTGTTGGACGCGGGTTTCAGCGCCCGCGAAGTGGGGACGTATCTCCTACTCGGCTTGCCGGGACAAAGTCCCGAATCGGCGTGGGAGGCTTGCCGGCTCGCGGCGGAGTGCGGCAGCGAAATTAGAATCGCCATGATATCCCCCATCCCGGGGACGCCTCTTTTCGAGAGAAAAACAGACGATTTCGTCATCGACCATCGCAGCGATCCCCTGCTTCACAACAACTCGTTAACGCCTTGGAGACTGCGGAGGTTTACTCAAGAAGAGATACGGCGATTGGAACGCTTCGCGGCGGAAACGAACGGCATTTTGCGGAAAAATGGCCTATTTTAG
- a CDS encoding M3 family oligoendopeptidase, with translation MTDKEFPRRFVPETAELSAWDWIEPLFQQLLEREIVSPPELEHWLLDHSELASCLSEERTRRYIAMTCDTGDAEKERRYLEFLETIDPLCKPCWHRLNERYLASPHRKALPRERYEVLDRAIQAAVDIFREENIPLQTEEAKLSQRYQKLCGAMTVPFNGEERTMPQMEKYLEELDRGLRQQAWERSSERRLQDREEMDDIFSQLIKLRHRIALQAGFSNFQDYAFLLYCRFDYTPQDCLRFHEAAEKWIVPILRRMGERRRQLLGVEKLRPWDLAVDPLGRPPLRPFEKAEQLGAGVGKIFARLNGDLSLQFEEMKRRNELDLESRKGKAPGGYLSTLEEVRRPFVFMNAAGLQRDVETLLHESGHAFHALAAREEPILAYRDAPLEFAEVASMSMELFGSDSFDVFYPEAETARAKRNLLEGIVKVLPWIARIDAFQHWLYAHPEHSAEERRQYWLELETRFGQEVDWEGCETAREYSWQKQLHLFCVPFYYIEYGIAQLGALQLRRRFRQDPSGALKQYRSALSLGGSRPLPRLFEAAGAVFDFSEATIRPLALELEKELNALSE, from the coding sequence ATGACGGATAAAGAATTCCCCCGCCGCTTCGTTCCCGAGACGGCGGAACTGAGCGCATGGGATTGGATCGAACCGCTGTTCCAGCAATTGTTGGAACGCGAGATTGTCTCGCCGCCTGAGCTGGAGCATTGGCTTCTCGATCACAGCGAATTGGCCTCCTGCCTGAGCGAAGAACGGACGCGCCGCTATATCGCCATGACCTGCGATACCGGCGATGCGGAAAAGGAGCGCCGATATCTTGAATTCCTCGAAACCATCGATCCCCTTTGCAAACCCTGCTGGCATCGCTTGAACGAGCGTTATTTAGCTTCCCCGCATCGGAAAGCGCTTCCCAGGGAACGATACGAAGTCCTGGACCGCGCTATCCAGGCGGCTGTAGATATTTTTCGCGAAGAGAATATTCCTTTGCAAACGGAAGAAGCCAAACTCAGCCAGCGCTACCAAAAATTATGCGGCGCCATGACGGTACCGTTCAACGGCGAAGAACGGACCATGCCTCAGATGGAGAAATATCTGGAAGAATTGGATCGCGGCCTCCGCCAGCAAGCTTGGGAACGTTCGAGCGAACGGCGCTTGCAAGACCGCGAAGAGATGGACGATATCTTCAGCCAGCTCATAAAGTTACGCCATCGCATCGCCCTCCAAGCCGGATTTTCCAATTTCCAGGATTACGCCTTTCTTCTATATTGCCGCTTCGATTACACCCCCCAGGACTGCCTTCGCTTTCACGAAGCGGCGGAAAAATGGATTGTTCCTATTCTGCGCCGGATGGGAGAGCGAAGGCGCCAGCTCTTGGGCGTGGAGAAACTGCGCCCTTGGGACCTGGCGGTGGATCCGTTGGGACGGCCGCCCTTGCGCCCTTTCGAGAAAGCGGAGCAATTAGGCGCGGGAGTGGGGAAAATCTTCGCCCGTTTGAATGGCGATCTCTCTCTCCAATTCGAAGAGATGAAGCGCCGGAACGAACTGGACTTGGAAAGCCGCAAAGGAAAAGCGCCGGGAGGCTACCTCTCTACTTTGGAAGAAGTCCGGCGCCCATTCGTCTTCATGAATGCGGCCGGGCTGCAGCGGGATGTGGAAACGCTGCTGCACGAATCGGGACACGCCTTTCACGCCCTGGCGGCTCGGGAGGAACCAATCTTAGCCTATCGCGACGCTCCCCTGGAATTCGCGGAAGTGGCTTCCATGTCGATGGAGTTGTTCGGTTCCGATTCTTTCGATGTCTTCTATCCGGAAGCGGAGACGGCGCGAGCCAAAAGAAATCTTCTGGAAGGCATCGTCAAAGTCCTTCCCTGGATTGCGCGCATCGACGCTTTTCAACATTGGCTTTACGCCCATCCCGAGCATAGCGCGGAGGAGCGCCGCCAATATTGGCTGGAATTGGAAACCCGGTTCGGCCAGGAAGTGGATTGGGAAGGATGCGAAACGGCGCGGGAATATAGCTGGCAAAAGCAATTGCACCTGTTTTGCGTTCCCTTTTATTATATTGAATACGGAATCGCTCAATTAGGCGCGTTGCAATTGCGGCGCCGGTTTCGTCAGGATCCTTCCGGCGCGTTGAAGCAATACCGTTCCGCTCTGTCCCTGGGTGGTTCCCGTCCGCTGCCCCGCTTGTTCGAAGCGGCGGGCGCCGTCTTTGATTTTTCCGAAGCGACGATCCGCCCTCTTGCGCTGGAGTTGGAAAAAGAATTGAACGCTCTTTCGGAGTAA